In Marinobacter antarcticus, one genomic interval encodes:
- the hemN gene encoding oxygen-independent coproporphyrinogen III oxidase has product MASNSAPQTAESTLPEFIWDDALIKRYDLSGPRYTSYPTAVEFNQNYAVEQMVEAAARSKASDRPLSLYTHLPFCAHLCYYCACNKVITKKRDKAMPYVERLLKEAAMQSRLFGVDRPVKQLHWGGGTPTFLPKDVMQELMAGYAELFNLQSGDERDYSVEIDPREVDQDTLPTLWQLGFNRISLGVQDINLKVQKAVNRIQPREMTEAVLSEARQLGFRSINLDLIYGLPHQTPESFADTLEAVIEMSPDRLSVFSYAHLPDRFYPQTRIKNDTLPSPQQKLAILHNTINRLLEAGYEYIGMDHFAKPDDSLAVAQRAGRLHRNFQGYTTHSDCDLVSLGVSAIGQTDDAYFQNNHDLPAWEASIDAGKLAITKGVNLSRDDRLRRWVIGQLICQFRLDRQQFSTEWQEDFDSYFADELARLRPMIVDELICDNGQVLQVEPAGRLLIRAICQIFDLYRKEGASQRFSRII; this is encoded by the coding sequence ATGGCTTCTAACTCCGCACCGCAGACTGCTGAATCCACGCTTCCGGAATTCATCTGGGATGATGCGCTGATCAAGCGTTACGACCTTAGTGGGCCGCGCTATACCTCTTATCCAACGGCCGTGGAGTTTAACCAGAACTACGCGGTGGAGCAGATGGTAGAGGCAGCAGCTCGCAGCAAGGCCAGCGACCGGCCGCTTTCTCTGTATACCCACCTGCCGTTCTGCGCCCATCTTTGCTACTACTGTGCCTGCAACAAGGTGATTACCAAGAAGCGCGACAAGGCGATGCCCTATGTGGAGCGGCTTCTGAAGGAAGCGGCCATGCAGTCCAGACTGTTTGGCGTGGACCGCCCGGTAAAGCAGTTGCACTGGGGTGGTGGTACACCGACCTTCCTGCCCAAAGATGTGATGCAGGAACTGATGGCGGGCTATGCTGAGCTGTTCAACCTGCAAAGCGGTGATGAGCGTGATTACAGCGTGGAGATTGATCCGCGCGAAGTGGATCAGGACACCCTGCCGACACTCTGGCAGCTGGGTTTTAACCGTATAAGCCTGGGAGTGCAGGACATAAACCTGAAAGTTCAGAAAGCCGTTAACCGCATCCAGCCCCGGGAAATGACGGAGGCGGTACTGAGCGAGGCCCGACAGCTCGGGTTCCGATCCATTAATCTCGATCTGATTTATGGCCTGCCGCACCAGACCCCGGAGAGCTTTGCGGATACTCTGGAAGCGGTGATTGAAATGTCGCCAGACAGGTTATCTGTGTTCAGCTATGCGCACCTGCCAGACCGCTTTTACCCGCAAACCCGAATCAAGAACGACACGCTGCCATCGCCGCAGCAAAAACTGGCCATTTTGCATAACACTATCAACCGTTTGCTTGAGGCGGGTTACGAATACATTGGTATGGATCATTTTGCCAAGCCGGATGACAGCCTGGCTGTGGCCCAACGCGCCGGGCGGCTGCACAGGAACTTCCAGGGCTACACTACCCACTCGGACTGTGACCTGGTCTCTCTGGGTGTCTCTGCCATCGGCCAGACTGACGATGCCTACTTCCAGAATAACCACGATCTGCCCGCCTGGGAGGCATCCATAGACGCCGGCAAGCTGGCCATTACCAAAGGCGTGAATTTGAGCCGTGATGATCGCCTTCGTCGCTGGGTGATTGGCCAGCTCATCTGCCAGTTCCGTCTGGATCGCCAGCAATTTTCCACTGAATGGCAGGAAGATTTTGACAGCTACTTTGCGGACGAACTCGCTCGCCTCAGGCCAATGATTGTCGATGAACTGATTTGTGATAATGGCCAGGTGTTGCAGGTAGAGCCGGCTGGCCGGTTGCTGATCCGTGCCATTTGCCAGATTTTCGATTTGTACCGCAAAGAAGGCGCGAGCCAGCGGTTTTCCCGCATCATCTGA
- a CDS encoding cryptochrome/photolyase family protein — protein sequence MANLILILGDQLTTDISALDGADPGRDRIVMAEVHEEASYTNHHKKKLVLLFSAMRHLARQLEKDGWQVHYQKYYPENTHQSLEGVISAQIADFLPDRIITTECGEWRLHDQISHWQERLKVPVEIRSDARFIASKSEFADWAEGRKQLRMEFFYREMRRKTGLLMTPDGKPEGGSWNFDADNRRKWSGKPPAPAPFRVEPDAITREVIDLVEQHFSDHFGTSDDFHFAVTPEDAQEALNYFVEFALPCFGDYQDAMSDSEDWLFHSILSPYINCGLLDPLTVCEAAARAWYAGQAPINGVEGFIRQIVGWREFVRGIYWLNMPGYAKENRLGNTRALPWFYWTGDTKMRCMHQAIDATRRNAYAHHIQRLMVTGNFALLAGVKPEEICDWYLAVYADAYDWVELPNVLGMVMHADGGYLGSKPYAASGKYIQRMSDHCANCHYKVSKSTESDACPFNSLYWHFIDRHRAEFERNPRMAMMYRNWDKQKPEKREALLQRAGYLLEHLDQL from the coding sequence ATGGCAAACCTCATACTGATTCTTGGTGACCAACTGACAACCGATATCAGCGCTCTTGACGGGGCAGACCCCGGTCGCGACAGGATCGTAATGGCAGAGGTCCATGAAGAAGCCAGTTACACCAACCATCACAAGAAGAAGTTGGTTCTGCTGTTCAGCGCCATGCGCCACTTAGCGCGGCAACTGGAGAAAGACGGCTGGCAGGTGCACTACCAGAAATACTACCCGGAAAACACGCATCAAAGCCTGGAAGGCGTTATATCGGCGCAAATAGCAGACTTTCTTCCGGACAGAATCATCACCACAGAATGCGGCGAATGGCGCCTGCACGACCAGATCAGCCATTGGCAGGAGCGCCTTAAGGTTCCCGTAGAAATCCGCTCTGATGCCCGGTTTATTGCCAGCAAGAGTGAGTTTGCCGACTGGGCCGAAGGCCGAAAGCAGTTGCGTATGGAGTTTTTCTATCGAGAAATGCGCCGCAAAACCGGCCTGCTGATGACTCCGGACGGCAAACCAGAAGGCGGCAGCTGGAACTTCGACGCCGATAACCGGCGCAAATGGAGTGGAAAGCCACCCGCACCCGCGCCATTCAGGGTGGAGCCGGATGCAATAACCCGAGAGGTTATTGATCTGGTTGAGCAACATTTCTCCGACCACTTCGGTACCAGCGACGATTTTCACTTTGCGGTGACCCCCGAGGATGCACAAGAAGCATTGAATTACTTTGTCGAGTTTGCCCTGCCCTGTTTCGGTGACTATCAGGATGCCATGTCCGATAGCGAAGACTGGCTATTCCACTCGATCCTTTCGCCCTATATCAACTGCGGTCTTCTTGACCCTCTCACCGTCTGTGAAGCGGCCGCAAGAGCTTGGTACGCCGGACAGGCACCCATCAATGGAGTAGAAGGCTTTATTCGCCAGATTGTTGGCTGGCGCGAGTTCGTGCGGGGCATCTACTGGCTGAACATGCCGGGTTACGCCAAGGAAAACCGCCTGGGCAACACCCGCGCCCTGCCCTGGTTCTATTGGACCGGCGACACAAAAATGCGCTGTATGCACCAAGCCATAGACGCCACCCGGCGCAACGCCTACGCTCATCACATTCAGCGGCTGATGGTAACCGGCAACTTCGCCCTGCTGGCAGGCGTTAAACCGGAGGAAATATGCGACTGGTATCTGGCAGTCTACGCCGACGCCTACGACTGGGTGGAGTTGCCCAACGTGCTGGGCATGGTGATGCACGCCGATGGCGGATACCTGGGATCAAAACCCTACGCCGCCAGCGGCAAGTACATTCAGCGCATGTCTGACCACTGCGCCAACTGCCATTACAAAGTCAGCAAAAGCACCGAATCTGACGCCTGCCCGTTCAACTCTTTGTACTGGCATTTCATTGACCGGCACAGGGCTGAATTCGAGCGCAATCCCCGCATGGCCATGATGTACCGCAACTGGGACAAACAAAAGCCGGAGAAACGTGAAGCACTGCTCCAAAGGGCCGGCTACCTGCTGGAGCATCTGGACCAGCTCTGA
- a CDS encoding HAD family hydrolase, producing MDRLREGLSAPSVLIFDWHGTLVDTHDAMFSAMEDMLPQLEELGLVDQLLLEEQCRTEDDARLVRYIRIFRRLHPRILAERRVSRSDIFNAIFGDNKEARLIAHQAYNQAYRCYFGQVRPFQPGAYEYLCALRAMGVRLAVATNRNREFLEKELKIVDEGRWQHLFEVTVCADDVTEYKPDPQVISRTLEKLNLPADARAWYVGDSYVDMLTASRAGVSGIFYNGAQWEAERIRSWFSRRDEPLAVLDSFEELMDLLALIERDEPAKFLHSPAEVRPNPFPPPARPEPRIESDWHPAVVKLVRPEVVLFDWHATLVDTLDAMYHAVDDMFPDFHKLGLMQRMLAPEDSKTPEDAKLVAYVREFARLHPKVKADRKISRTDIFEVLFGDDQEAKQIAHKAFNNHYRNHYGTVKAFEAKVRAVLEGLRCLNIQVGVITNRDREFFEHELAAVEDTGWAELFDVDVCGDDTPLRKPHPDQLLLAVQKLDYPADPSVWYVGDSTTDVIAAKRAGMTSVFFNGAQWDLPWLNRIFPGTHKHPDKPDVVVNDFSEFWALVLACEIGPP from the coding sequence ATGGATCGCTTGAGAGAGGGCCTGAGTGCGCCCTCGGTGCTGATATTCGACTGGCATGGGACTCTGGTGGATACACACGACGCCATGTTCAGTGCCATGGAAGACATGTTGCCACAGCTCGAAGAACTGGGACTGGTAGATCAGCTGCTGCTGGAAGAGCAGTGCCGCACTGAAGATGATGCGAGACTGGTTCGCTACATCCGCATTTTCCGGCGCTTGCACCCGCGCATTCTCGCGGAGCGTCGGGTGTCACGGAGCGACATTTTCAACGCGATTTTTGGTGACAATAAAGAGGCCAGACTGATTGCCCACCAGGCATATAATCAGGCTTACCGGTGCTACTTCGGGCAAGTCCGACCATTTCAGCCGGGTGCTTACGAATATCTCTGTGCGCTGCGAGCCATGGGTGTCCGTCTGGCAGTAGCAACCAACAGAAACCGGGAGTTTCTCGAGAAAGAACTGAAAATCGTTGATGAGGGTCGCTGGCAGCATCTGTTTGAAGTAACCGTATGCGCCGACGACGTCACGGAATACAAGCCGGATCCGCAGGTAATCAGCAGGACTCTGGAGAAACTGAACCTTCCTGCAGATGCACGCGCCTGGTATGTCGGTGACAGTTATGTAGACATGCTTACCGCAAGCCGTGCCGGGGTTTCCGGTATATTTTATAACGGTGCCCAATGGGAGGCGGAGCGCATCCGCAGTTGGTTCTCACGGCGCGATGAGCCCTTGGCCGTGCTCGACAGCTTTGAAGAGTTGATGGACCTGCTTGCGCTGATAGAGCGTGATGAGCCTGCGAAATTTCTGCATTCCCCAGCAGAAGTTCGCCCCAACCCCTTTCCTCCGCCGGCTCGTCCGGAGCCCCGCATAGAATCGGACTGGCACCCAGCCGTGGTCAAGCTCGTCCGCCCGGAAGTGGTGCTGTTTGATTGGCACGCAACGCTTGTGGATACGCTCGATGCCATGTATCACGCGGTGGATGACATGTTCCCGGATTTCCACAAACTCGGGCTGATGCAGCGAATGCTGGCACCTGAAGATAGTAAGACCCCTGAAGACGCGAAGCTGGTGGCCTACGTGCGTGAATTTGCCAGGCTTCATCCCAAGGTGAAAGCCGACCGGAAGATCTCTCGAACCGATATTTTTGAAGTGCTCTTTGGTGATGATCAGGAAGCCAAGCAAATTGCACATAAGGCGTTTAACAATCATTACCGCAATCACTACGGCACAGTAAAAGCCTTTGAAGCAAAAGTCCGGGCGGTGCTGGAGGGATTGCGATGCCTCAATATTCAGGTGGGCGTGATCACCAACCGCGACCGGGAGTTTTTCGAGCATGAACTGGCCGCTGTCGAAGACACCGGCTGGGCGGAGCTGTTTGATGTGGATGTCTGCGGCGATGACACACCCCTGCGCAAGCCGCATCCGGATCAGCTCCTGCTGGCGGTACAGAAACTCGATTATCCGGCCGACCCCAGCGTCTGGTACGTCGGTGACAGCACCACCGATGTAATTGCGGCCAAGCGCGCGGGAATGACGTCCGTTTTCTTTAATGGTGCACAGTGGGATTTGCCCTGGCTAAACCGGATATTTCCGGGCACCCACAAACATCCTGACAAGCCGGATGTGGTGGTGAATGACTTCTCTGAGTTCTGGGCGCTGGTGCTGGCATGCGAGATCGGGCCGCCCTGA
- a CDS encoding cation diffusion facilitator family transporter: MHNHSHGHSHAEHFDTHNRAFAIAVFLNLGFVFIEAVYGVLAGSLALLADAGHNLSDVLGLVMAWAASWLAGRKATDRNTYGLKKTTILAALFNALFLIAAVGGIAWEAIRRFSDPAEVAGLTVIVVAGIGVLVNGITMLLFLKGQQGDLNIRGAFLHMAADTMVSVGVVIAGVIIMVTDARWIDPVVSLVIAVVIFIGTWRLLKDSMSLAVDAVPKDINPGEVVENLQSLPGVESAHHLHIWALSTTENALTVHLVKPDSGDDDQVIEQATHMLNHDFNIQHVTIQWERAGTGCPSASGC; this comes from the coding sequence ATGCACAACCACAGTCACGGCCACAGCCACGCGGAGCACTTTGACACCCATAACCGTGCTTTTGCCATTGCTGTCTTTCTCAACCTGGGGTTCGTGTTTATTGAAGCCGTTTACGGCGTGCTCGCCGGTTCCCTCGCACTGCTGGCGGATGCCGGGCACAATCTGAGCGATGTTCTGGGGCTGGTTATGGCCTGGGCCGCAAGCTGGCTGGCTGGCCGAAAAGCCACAGATCGCAATACCTACGGCCTCAAGAAAACCACCATTCTGGCGGCTCTGTTCAACGCCCTGTTTCTGATTGCTGCCGTCGGAGGTATTGCCTGGGAAGCCATTCGCCGGTTCAGCGATCCCGCCGAAGTAGCAGGACTGACGGTAATCGTTGTGGCGGGCATAGGCGTGCTGGTCAACGGCATTACCATGCTGCTGTTTCTCAAGGGCCAGCAGGGTGATCTGAATATTCGCGGGGCATTCCTGCACATGGCGGCCGATACCATGGTATCGGTGGGCGTGGTGATTGCCGGCGTGATTATTATGGTTACTGATGCGCGCTGGATTGATCCGGTGGTCAGCCTGGTGATTGCGGTGGTGATTTTTATCGGCACCTGGCGACTGCTGAAAGACTCCATGAGCCTCGCAGTAGATGCGGTACCCAAAGACATCAACCCGGGTGAGGTTGTTGAAAATCTGCAGTCCTTGCCCGGTGTTGAGTCGGCGCATCACTTGCATATCTGGGCGCTAAGCACGACAGAAAATGCCCTGACCGTGCACCTTGTAAAACCGGATTCCGGAGACGACGATCAAGTGATTGAACAGGCTACTCACATGCTCAACCACGATTTCAACATCCAGCACGTGACCATTCAGTGGGAACGGGCAGGTACCGGGTGCCCAAGCGCTTCAGGTTGCTAA